A genomic segment from Nodosilinea sp. PGN35 encodes:
- a CDS encoding efflux RND transporter periplasmic adaptor subunit, which produces MPDAPASVNLLPIPTPTAEPIAHPSSHAGQPRRWRLRLRRWWVVPLATLPLAIAVGVRQLNQPAAGPALAAALPVEVITLTPVTAYRVERQYTGEIVAQRRSALGFEQGGTVVALLVKEGDRVAAGQPLARLDTRSLETQRQQLVAQRDQAVAALNELQNGPRPQAIAAATAAVGDLEQQLALAITQRDRRADLYARGAISREELDQQTFGTGALASRLAAAQSELDELLVGTRPEQIAAQAARVRQLEAAIQAVEVDLSKAVITAPFGGRISDRLVDEGVVVSGGQTVLQLTEGGATEARIGVPAGVDRLALGSVHTVEVGDRPFAATVTALLPELESTSRTVTAVLALDTPADLTLGQTARLVVSDTQPTAGFWLPATALVQGEQGLWSVYVARGEASAATVARQPVEIVHTDGERVLVQGLVAAGDRVIASGIHRVVPGQAVSISP; this is translated from the coding sequence ATGCCCGACGCTCCCGCTTCTGTAAATCTTTTGCCAATCCCGACTCCAACCGCTGAACCGATCGCCCACCCCAGCAGCCACGCTGGCCAGCCTCGACGCTGGCGGCTGCGGCTGCGGCGCTGGTGGGTGGTGCCCCTGGCCACGCTGCCCCTGGCGATCGCCGTGGGAGTGCGCCAGCTAAACCAGCCCGCCGCTGGCCCGGCACTGGCAGCGGCGCTGCCGGTGGAGGTAATCACCCTAACGCCCGTGACCGCCTACAGGGTGGAGCGGCAGTACACAGGCGAAATTGTGGCCCAGCGCCGCAGCGCCCTGGGCTTTGAGCAGGGGGGCACCGTGGTGGCGCTACTGGTCAAGGAGGGCGATCGCGTGGCGGCTGGGCAGCCCCTGGCCCGCCTCGACACCCGCAGCCTTGAAACCCAGCGCCAGCAGCTGGTGGCCCAGCGCGATCAGGCCGTTGCCGCCCTCAACGAGCTGCAAAACGGCCCTCGCCCCCAGGCGATCGCCGCCGCCACCGCCGCCGTGGGCGATCTTGAGCAGCAGCTGGCCCTGGCCATTACCCAGCGCGATCGCCGCGCTGACCTCTACGCACGCGGGGCCATCTCCCGCGAAGAACTCGACCAGCAGACCTTTGGCACCGGGGCGTTGGCCAGCCGCCTGGCAGCGGCCCAGAGCGAGCTAGATGAGCTGTTGGTTGGCACTCGGCCCGAGCAGATTGCCGCCCAGGCCGCCCGCGTGCGCCAGCTCGAAGCCGCGATTCAAGCGGTGGAGGTGGATCTTTCAAAGGCGGTGATCACGGCACCGTTTGGGGGGCGGATTAGCGATCGCCTGGTGGATGAGGGAGTGGTGGTCAGCGGCGGCCAGACCGTACTGCAACTCACCGAAGGGGGCGCGACCGAGGCCCGCATTGGCGTGCCGGCAGGGGTCGATCGCCTGGCCCTCGGCAGCGTTCACACCGTTGAGGTCGGCGATCGCCCCTTCGCCGCCACCGTCACCGCCCTGCTGCCCGAGCTAGAGTCCACCAGCCGCACCGTCACCGCCGTGCTGGCCCTCGACACCCCAGCAGATCTCACCCTGGGTCAGACCGCTCGACTGGTGGTGAGCGACACCCAGCCCACCGCCGGGTTCTGGCTGCCTGCCACCGCCCTGGTACAGGGGGAACAGGGGCTGTGGTCGGTGTACGTGGCGCGGGGTGAAGCAAGTGCCGCCACCGTGGCCCGCCAGCCGGTGGAGATTGTGCACACCGACGGAGAGCGGGTGCTGGTGCAGGGGCTGGTGGCAGCGGGCGATCGCGTCATCGCCAGCGGCATCCATCGAGTCGTGCCCGGCCAGGCCGTCAGCATTTCCCCCTAG